CCTCCAGCGGGTTGCGCAGGGACTCCGCCCGGTCGTGAAGCCTGGTGCTCAGTGAGTCGACCTGCCTGCTCACCGCGGCCTTGGCGGCGGCCTTGCTCGCGTCCACGAGATCGCCCCGGATGCTTTCGGTGATCTTCGCCAGCTCCGGGGAGGAACTGAGTATCTTCAACCCCTGCTGGAGGAGGTCACTCTGACCGGTGCTCAACCGGCCGGTCGCTCCGGCGGCGGCCAGCGCCATCGCCAGTCGCAGCTTCTGGCGTCGCCCCAGGAGGTAGCCGCCGGCTACGGCGAGGGCTATCCGTACCTCATTGTTCACGATCATCACTCCTTGTCGGCCGCCTCGTCGTGCGCTCCACCTCCCTGAGGGGTTTTCGCCGGCACATAGCGGAGGTAGGCGGCATTGATGATGTTTAATGCCTTTTCCTTTGAAGGCATGAAAACACCATGTTTTATGAATTATATAACCCCATACCCCAAAAAAGCCGACTAAGGGTATGTATGGGTAAAAAAGTAACAAAAGGGGCATTGCTCTGGTTGGGTGGGTTCCGTGAGCTCTTTCGCGTCCTCCGCCGGAGTGGGTGCGCCCGCGCGGGGCCGGTGGGGGGAGTGATTGCCTGAACTCGGCGGTCCGATCACCGGGGGACCGCCACCCGCGAGGGGGTCGGTGATCGCCGGCGGTCGCGGCCTCGATCGGTGGCGACGACTTACGATCGACCGACGAGACTTTGTCGTCGAACATAATCCGTCGTTGTCGTTAATGCCGCACTGAATGGGTATGTGCGCCATTTATCGACTTATGCTGTGGCGGAGGAAAATCCTCCGTGTCCGTGCCGTCAGGAGATCCCGCCGCTCCTCACCGGTCCTGGCTCCGGACCCTCTCCGCCCCTCTCGGGTCTCCCTCCCGATCTCGGTCCCAGGTCTCTCTCCGCCCCCGCTCAGGTCCCGGGTCATCTCCCTCCAGGCCTCGGCTTCAGGGCCCTTCCCGCCCCGCTCCGGCCGGGCGGTCGTGGCTTCGGCCGGAGTGCGGCCCAGGGGCGATCGGGAATGCCGCGGGGGCCGTACCGGGGCGCCTCGCGCCGGCGCCGACGCGTCGCGCGACACGGTTCGGCGCACGATGTGGTTCGGGGATCGTCCGGCCCGGAGAAAAAAGGCGGAGAAGGGCCGCCCGCCCCCTGTTCCGAGACGGAGGTTGAGGGTTCAATGATGTCGGGAATCCAGCAGCGGCATTGTGTAACAAGTGAAGCCGGGTTCCCGGAAAGATTTGGTCAAGATTTTCGAGATGGGCACGCCAGGACAGGAGAGGGTCGCGTGAAAAACGGGCACAACCACCTCGTTAACCCGTAAAGCGGAGGTATAGCCCTGGTGAAAAGATCAAGGGCCGGGTTCGCCGTGGTGACCGTGGCGGTCGTCTCCGCCATGGTCGGCGGGCTCACGGGATGCGCACGTGCCGAGTTCACCTACGTTCGCCACGACGACGGGCAGACGTACTTCAAGGTTCCGGCGACCTGGCAGAAGGTCGACCAGACGGCGCTGGACAAGGCGACCAGCGGGGCCGATCCCGAATCGGCCACCGCGCGGCTGCGCAAGCAGCTCATCTGGTCGGCCGCCTACGACGCCCACACCGAGCCGTCCGCCGACCACCTTCTCGGTTACGGCACCGGAGACGAGCCGTTCGTCTTCGCCCGGATCGCCAAGCTCCTCCCCGAGGAGCAGGACTCGTTGTCCCTGAACACCATGCGCAACTCCGTCCTGCCCGTCACCGAGACGGTGCGCAAGGAGTACGCGAAGATCCCCGGTTACCCGTTGCAGAACTTCGAGCTGCTCGCCGACGAGGTGCTCCAGCCGGGAGACGGCCTGCGCGGGGTGCACGTGCGGTTCAACTACGCGATCCGGGGGGCCGGAACCGAGACCTTCGACCTCACCTCCTACCTGGCCGAGGACGGCAAGCGGGTCTCCACCCTGCTGATCCGCTGCTCGGCCGCCTGCTACCGGAAGCGCGCCGGGGAGTTCGAGAAGATCGCGCAGTCTTTCAAGGTCAAGCGACTCACCGGGTGAGGAGAAGCCCGTCCATGAAGTCACCTCCACCGCCTCCCAACTTCGAAGGACTCCGGGCTCCGGGCTCCGGTCCGACGGATCCGCATCCCGACAAGCGTAAGAAGATGCCGTTCTGGGACCGGATCAAATTCCTCCTCATTCTGTCGATCATCTACTTCATCCTGGTGTGGAGTGAGATGGCCTCCTACGAGGGCATCATCACCTTCCAGGACGCGATGATCATCACCGCGGTCGCGGCGCCGTGGATCTTCTGGCTCCTCGGGGCCGAGCTCCTGCGGCAGCTCCACTTCTTCGTCAGCGAGCGTTCCGCCGGATACAACCGGTTCTGGACGCGCGGTGTCTTCGGCGGCTTCGAGCGCTGGACCCACCGCCGCTTCTCCGACTGGAACCGCTTCAGGATGGCGCGCGCCATCAAGTGGGTGTTCTGGATCGCGGTGCTCGCCCTCATCCTCGGCGAGGTGCTGGACACCTCTCCGGCGCTCGCGTTGTTCCAGGCGCCCGCGCTGCTCTGGCAGGCCCTGCCGTACATGGCGCAGCTCGCCTTCGCGTTCTTCTTCATCGCCTTCCAGTTCATCGGCCTGTTCTGGCTGCTGTCGCGCGGCGGCGTGGAGACGTACTTCCCCGACGACATCAAGACCCGCTTCACCGACGTCTGGGGCCAGGACCACGTCGTCGAGCGGGTCAAGGAGAACATCGTCTTCCTGGAGAGGCCGGACGCCATCGAGGAGCGCGGCGGCTACGTGCCCAGCGGCCTGCTGCTGTGGGGCCCGCCGGGCACCGGCAAGACCCTGATGGCCGAGGCCGTGGCCGGGGAGACCGGCAAGCCGTACGTGTTCGTCGACCCCGGCGCGTTCGTCAACATGTTCATGGGCATCGGCATCCTGAAGGTGAAGTCGCTGTTCAGGAAGCTCCGCAAGCTCTCGCTGCGGTACGGCGGCGTGATCGTCTTCTTCGACGAGGCCGACTCCCTCGGCAAGCGCGGCTCGCTGGCGCAGCAGGGGCCCAGGGGCGGCCCCGGGTTCTCCCCGCACACCGCCGGATGCCACGGCTTCGGCTACCTCAGCGAGGACACCCGGTGGCTGCTGACCCGCCAGGGCGCGGCCGAGCCGAAGGAGCCCGACACCGGCCGCAGCCGCTTCATGATGGGCGGCATGGGCGGGGGCGGCGGCGACCCGGGCACGCTGCAGGCGTTGCTCACCGAGCTGTCCGGCCTGAAGAAGCCGAGGGGCATCGTCAACCGGCACGTGCGAAGGCTCTTCGGCATGCGGCCCAAGCCGCCGCCGAAGTACCGGATCCTGGTCATGATGGCCACCAACATGCCCAACTCGCTGGACGAGGCGCTGCTGCGGCCGGGCCGCATCGACCGCATCTACAAGGTGGGCTACCCGTCGAAGGCGGGCCGGGTCCGCACCTACCGCGGTTACTTCGACAAGGTCGACCACGAGCTGACCGACGCGCAGCTGGACAAGCTGGCGACGATCACGCCCTACGCCACCGGTGCCACGATCAAGGACCTGGTGAACGAGTCGCTGATCACCGCGATCCGCGACGGCCGGGAGGTCATCACCTGGTCGGACGTGACGCGCGCCAAGCGGCTCAAGCAGCTCGGGCCGCCCGAGGACGTGGAGTACATCGAGCGCGAGCGGCACGCGGTGGCCGTGCACGAGGCCTGCCACGCCGTGGCGGCGTACCGCACCCGCTACCACCTCGAGATCGACATCGCCACGATCGAGAAGGGGGCCGACTACCTCGGCATGGTCGCGAGCATCAAGCCCGAGGACCAGTTCACCCGCTGGAAGTCCGAGCACGAGGCCGACATCATGGTCTCGCTCGCCTCCCTGGCGGGGGAGCGGATGTTCTTCGGCGAGGACAACTCCTCCGGTGTCTCCGGCGACCTGTTCTCCGCGACGTACCTCACCGCGCTGATGGAGGCGCACTGGGGCATGGGCCGCGGGGTGACCTCGGTGCCCGCGCTGCAGGAGCTGGAGATCATGGGCGGCAAGTCGATGCCCAAGCCCGGCGGCGGGGGCATCGGCTTCACCAAGGCGCCGGGCGGCAGCCAGCCGCTCGCCCCCGACGTGCTGGGCGAGCGCATCGAGTTCAACCTGGTGGGCCTGCTCGACCGGACCGAGGAACTGCTGCGCGAGCACCGGCGGGACGTCCTGTGCCTGGCGCACGCGCTGGAGGCACACAAGACGCTCAACGGTGACGACGTGGTCGCGATCCTGGAACGTCGGCGGGGGCCGTTGATCGACGGCTCCATCTACGTCTCGGACGACTTCTACGCCGAGATCGAGGAGTATCACCTGGAGGCGGCGCGGGCGCACCGCGAGCACAGCCACGTGGCGCGCACCCTGCCCGTCCCGCCGGCCCTGCCCCGCCTCGAACCCGCCGCCGCGGTCATCCACGGCGCGGTGCTCACGGGCAACGGTCACGGTTCCACGATGGCCGGCACGATGCCGGGTACGGTGCCGACCGCGGCGATTCCTGCGGCCGTGACCGAACCCGACTTCGTGCCCTGGGGCGACGACGCCACCCCGGCGCGCCGCCCGTCACCGCCGCCGCCCGCACCGCCCCCGCCGCCCGTCGCCCCCGCGGCGCGTGGCGGGAGGGCGCGGACGGTGTACGTGATCGTGGCCGGCCTGGTCGCGCTGGCGGTCTTCACGGCGCTGGGCACCTACGTGCTGAACGGCGGGACGGCCGCGATGGGCCGGGTGGGCTCGCCGGACTCCGGCACGCTCGCGATGGTGTTCGTGGCCGTACTCGCGGCGATCGTGGGGGCGGCCATCGTGGCCGCGGTCACCAGGGGATCGCAGGCGGCCAGGGCCAAGGCCGAGGCCCAGCGGGACGGCGCCGTGGAACGGGCCCAGTTGCTCGCCGCGGCGATGGACCCCGAGGTCGCCCTGCGGATCCTCGGCTACAACGGCACCGACGAGCGGCCCCCGCGCTGAGGGGCCCGGTAGGTCCCGGGATCTCCGGCGAGCGACGGGCCGCGAGATACGAGGAGGACGGATAGTGAGCGACGGGCCGCGAGATACGAGGAGGACGGATAGCGAGCGACGGGCCGCGAGATACGAGGGGTGACGGGTAGCGGATGACGGGCACAGCCCGCCGGGCCGAGGCCGCGGGCGGGCTGTGGTCGAAGGTTCCGGGGGAACCGTGAGGCTGGTTCCCCCGGAGGTCCGTCAGTCGAACTCGCCGTCCTTCACGCCGCCGACGAAGGCGTCCCACTCGTTCCGGGTGAACGCCAGCGCCGGGCCGCCCGGATCCTTGGAGTCGCGGACGAGATACAGCTGATCGGCGTCTGCCTTGTGCTGGGCGACCGCCGGGTCACCGGGGACGACCGCCACCTCCACGCAGTTGCCTCCGTTGGTGCTGCGACCGCTCTTGCGCCACTCGGCGCCGGACAGATCCATCGTGGACCCTCGCACTTTTTCTTCCTTCTACAGCTAGGGGGAGGAAAACCTTCTCGCCATCTGGGCGATGAAGGCTGCCGAGGCCTCCTGACTGAGAGCCATGGCGCAGAGGCTCTCGAACATGGAGGCGTATCGGCTGACTTGCTTGGGGTCGTCCGGCACGTTCCCGCTCGCGGCCTGCTCCAGGTAGAGCAGGTCGGGAACATCGGGCTCGGGGAAGCTGAGCAGGCAGAACTGGCCGTCCATCGCAGGGTGGGCCCCCGCGGAGAACGGGACGACCCGTATCTCCACGTTGGGCAGCCCGCTGAGGTGAACGAGATGCTCCAGCTGCTCCGACATGATGTCGCGACCGCCGATCCGACGCCGGATCACCGCCTCGTCGAGCACGGCGACCAGGTGGATCGGGTCACCGGGTCCGTGCAGCAACCGCTGACGCGAGATGCGCACGGAGACCGTCTCCTCGACCTTGGAGGGGGTCTGAACGACTGAGGTCGCCTCGATCACCGCGCGTGCGTACGGTTCGGTCTGCATCAGGCCGGGGACGACCAGCGGCTCGTACGAGCGCACGAGCGACGCCTCCGCCTCAAGCCCGATGTAGGAGTCGAAGCCAGGCTTGAGAGCCTGACGGTGGGGGTGCCACCAGCCCCGTCTTCTGGCCTCGACGGCCATCTGGATCAGGGAGTCTCTGGCCTCCCCGGTCACGCCGTACACATCGGTGAGGGCCGACACGTCCGAGGGGCGAGGCCGGGACTGGCCCGTCTCGTACCTCCAGACGGTGGTGTCGGTGGAGCCGATCCGCTCGGCCACCTCCACCCGCGTCAGCCCGCTGTCCTTTCGCAGACGGCTCAGCTCAGCCATCAGACGGCGATGACGGGCCGTGGGGCTGTGTCGAGAGGCCACGCATCCACCTCCCTCCGTCCTTTGATAGCAAATCTGTGGAATCTCAACATGAGGTATTGCAGTCCTTGATAGAACAGTTCACCGTGAGTGAGTGTGCCATCTCAGAGGGCGATGTGCATGGAATATGCGTGTCGGGGAGTGAGGTCAACCATGGCGATCGGACGGCGGGCCGTCTCACCTCGATCGACGGTGACCCTCAAAGGGGTCCCGGAGTCGGTGTCGGTGGCGCGGAGCCGGGTCAGGGAGCTGCTCGGTGAGGGGCACCCCGCGTCCGACGACGTCGTCCTTCTGGTGAGCGAGGTGGTGACGAACTCGGTGATCCACTCCGGTTCCGGAGGGGGCGGGGACGTCGCGATGACCGTGGCGGTGGGATCGGCCGCGGTGCTGGTCGAGGTCTGCGACGCCGGATCCGGGGCGTCGGCGCCGCACGTGCGCAACGACCCGGAGGCGGAGGGCGGGCGGGGCATGTTCCTGGTGGACATGCTCGCCGACAGCTGGGGCATTCAGGACGATGCTCCCGAGGGTTCCAGAACGCTCTGGTTCGAGGTGGTCTTCTGAATCCGGCCCGGTTTTGTCCGGTCGCGCGGACGAGTTCCCGCCGCCTCAAAAATTTGGGCCTTTGCTAATCAACGCCGCTGTTTGACTCTCGGTGGAGGCACGTGACAAAACCCTAGAGTGCGTGCCTGAGGAGGACGCAGGTGAGACGCCGTCTGATCGTGGTGTTCGCCGCCCTGGCGCTGTTGTGTCTCGGTGTGACCGGGGCCGGAGCCTCGGCCGAGCCACAACCGAACAGCCAGTACAAGGTCCAGGGGCCGAGCACCGCCCAGCAGCGAAGTGCGGTGGCCGCCACCGGCGCCGCGATCGACCAGGTCGACCCCGACTCGGTCGTGATCACCGCCAGCGAGGCGGAGGTCGCCGAGATCAAAAAACTCGGCTACACCGTCACGAAGATCCCCAGGTCGTTATTCCCGACTGGGCCGGAGCGGCGCGCCGACTTCCCGCCGTCGGACTCCGGCTACCACAACTACGCCGAGATGACCGCCGCGGTGAACCAGATCGTCGCCGACCACCCGACGATCGTCCGCAAGATCAGCTACGGCACCTCGTACGAGGGACGCGACCTGATCGCCGTCAAGATCAGTGACAACGTCGCCGCGGACGAGAACGAACCCGAGGTGCTGTTCACCCACCACCAGCACGCCCGCGAGCACCTGACCGTCGAGATGGCGATCTACCTGCTCAACCTGTTCACCGACGGGTACGCCACCGACAGCCGCATCGCCAACCTGGTCAACGGCCGCGAGATCTGGATCATGCCGGACCTCAACCCCGACGGCGGCGAGTACGACATCGCCGCGGGCTCCTACCGCTCCTGGCGCAAGAACCGCCAGCCCAAC
This region of Streptosporangium sp. NBC_01495 genomic DNA includes:
- a CDS encoding AAA family ATPase; the protein is MKSPPPPPNFEGLRAPGSGPTDPHPDKRKKMPFWDRIKFLLILSIIYFILVWSEMASYEGIITFQDAMIITAVAAPWIFWLLGAELLRQLHFFVSERSAGYNRFWTRGVFGGFERWTHRRFSDWNRFRMARAIKWVFWIAVLALILGEVLDTSPALALFQAPALLWQALPYMAQLAFAFFFIAFQFIGLFWLLSRGGVETYFPDDIKTRFTDVWGQDHVVERVKENIVFLERPDAIEERGGYVPSGLLLWGPPGTGKTLMAEAVAGETGKPYVFVDPGAFVNMFMGIGILKVKSLFRKLRKLSLRYGGVIVFFDEADSLGKRGSLAQQGPRGGPGFSPHTAGCHGFGYLSEDTRWLLTRQGAAEPKEPDTGRSRFMMGGMGGGGGDPGTLQALLTELSGLKKPRGIVNRHVRRLFGMRPKPPPKYRILVMMATNMPNSLDEALLRPGRIDRIYKVGYPSKAGRVRTYRGYFDKVDHELTDAQLDKLATITPYATGATIKDLVNESLITAIRDGREVITWSDVTRAKRLKQLGPPEDVEYIERERHAVAVHEACHAVAAYRTRYHLEIDIATIEKGADYLGMVASIKPEDQFTRWKSEHEADIMVSLASLAGERMFFGEDNSSGVSGDLFSATYLTALMEAHWGMGRGVTSVPALQELEIMGGKSMPKPGGGGIGFTKAPGGSQPLAPDVLGERIEFNLVGLLDRTEELLREHRRDVLCLAHALEAHKTLNGDDVVAILERRRGPLIDGSIYVSDDFYAEIEEYHLEAARAHREHSHVARTLPVPPALPRLEPAAAVIHGAVLTGNGHGSTMAGTMPGTVPTAAIPAAVTEPDFVPWGDDATPARRPSPPPPAPPPPPVAPAARGGRARTVYVIVAGLVALAVFTALGTYVLNGGTAAMGRVGSPDSGTLAMVFVAVLAAIVGAAIVAAVTRGSQAARAKAEAQRDGAVERAQLLAAAMDPEVALRILGYNGTDERPPR
- a CDS encoding DUF397 domain-containing protein; protein product: MDLSGAEWRKSGRSTNGGNCVEVAVVPGDPAVAQHKADADQLYLVRDSKDPGGPALAFTRNEWDAFVGGVKDGEFD
- a CDS encoding helix-turn-helix domain-containing protein, whose translation is MAELSRLRKDSGLTRVEVAERIGSTDTTVWRYETGQSRPRPSDVSALTDVYGVTGEARDSLIQMAVEARRRGWWHPHRQALKPGFDSYIGLEAEASLVRSYEPLVVPGLMQTEPYARAVIEATSVVQTPSKVEETVSVRISRQRLLHGPGDPIHLVAVLDEAVIRRRIGGRDIMSEQLEHLVHLSGLPNVEIRVVPFSAGAHPAMDGQFCLLSFPEPDVPDLLYLEQAASGNVPDDPKQVSRYASMFESLCAMALSQEASAAFIAQMARRFSSP
- a CDS encoding ATP-binding protein, producing the protein MAIGRRAVSPRSTVTLKGVPESVSVARSRVRELLGEGHPASDDVVLLVSEVVTNSVIHSGSGGGGDVAMTVAVGSAAVLVEVCDAGSGASAPHVRNDPEAEGGRGMFLVDMLADSWGIQDDAPEGSRTLWFEVVF